The Hermetia illucens chromosome 2, iHerIll2.2.curated.20191125, whole genome shotgun sequence genomic interval TAAGTAGAATGGAATGTTATTGTAGTAATTGATCTTGCCAATGGACCCATATTGAAAGCATTTTATAGTCTAACCAGGGTCTATGCTCGGCTGCGAAAAAAGAAACTTACATTAATCTTTCGGGCGAGAAAGGTTAGGGTTCAAGAGAAGCATCTTCTTCAATAGAACAAATAAATTTATGAATGAATTTCATCTTTAAATGGAGTCAAAATGAATGGTATGGTCTGAAAATAGATATAAGATGCACATATGGAGTCCATCTCGCGATATTTCTTCTTCCTGAGTGAAGAAGATGGCACGGCTGCAGACAATAAATAATGATAGAAATTGGGAAATCCTAATATCGGGAGTTTGGGAAAATACTAATTGGAATTGAAGATGAAGATTAGGTTTTCTTGGACTCTTGAGGCTACCTCACATATGGCTTCTAGTGAAAGTGGAATTATTTCTTCATTATTCTCTGGTATAATGGGTCTGCATTCCTAGCAAAATAGTTGTTGAAAGAGAAGAAAagaataaatttataaattttgctGGTACATTCGTATCAAAAATAATCCCAAGAATAAACTACTGATTAGCAGAATcactcaaaatttaaaaaaaaaatatccatgCTAGGGAgacataaattaattaaatcgaattaccatattttatctATTCTGACCTCATGGCCCAGCCCAACAACCACTAGACACATGCCGGACTGCACATGTGTGAATGATAAGGGCAACTAAACAATCTTTGAGAAGTCCATATGCCTCTTTTCAAACATATCAGAAGGAAAAACAAACAGAATTGGAAAAGCTCATCAATCTCTTCACAAAGGGAATGAAAACAGACAAAATATCTTTATTACAATCTTCTTATTCTTAGTTTAGCAGAGAGCCAAGAAAAAATCATAGATTTGAAGTTGAGAGATCAATTTTGAATCAATGACTCAgacgaaaaaaaattcaattccaatACTTAGCGTTTGGTCCTAGAagaaattcagatttttcgaaaatttttcagttttgattTCAAGAGAATCTATCTTATTTCAAATTATGATGGCCTACAGAAAATTAAAGATCCGAGATGCAATTGAAGTCGATATCAATAAAGTAAGAGTATTGGAATAATTTTTCGCCAGTTCCGAACCCAAATCCACTGCATGTAAGACTGCAGGAGTTGAAAAGAGTGTTAAGAGAGCGACACTTGCTTCACATCCCTGACAGCACCAAGCAATGGGCATGTCAAATAGCTGCTCTCACGGTCAATATAGCCACCCTGACAGCGGCCGTAAATGTTAGGCCTTCGAGAGAATTCATGGTGCATTTCGCATCGAACTCCGACGTTGGCTAACACCATGGCGGATTTGCAAACAAAGCCACTAACTGTGCCAAACAATGCAGATTTATCGCAATAcaatcaaaaaattaatttcgctGGGGGACGTGGCGACGCCTACCCCAAGCGCAGCAGGATGTCTCGGTCCTCCAATTATCAGACCCAACAAATTAATTCCACAGCAGCTACAATGAGCGGTAGCAAACTCCACGCCTATAAAAACGGCTACAGGCAAATAGACGTAAGTCTTGGTTTGCATACAGCCTTCCCTTCCCGTTCATTTTAACGGACATCAGGATCCTCTTATTAGACACAGATTTCCAGTGTCACTATGCGCTGTTGATGAATATGCAGCCTAGGTTCTTGATAGACCCCACCATCTGTCTTGGGTCGCCAGAAAAAATTTCAACCCGCTCGTACAACAAGGccctttcaattattttttaagaCGTTGCTGATCTACATATCTGCATGCTCCTCGAAAAATATCACAACATTACTACCGAATATAGTGTCTCCTCGCCAATTAAGCGTGATGTTCAGCAGCagatcaacactactggctcctcaatcttctcaaaggtgcgtcctttcCGACCAAAgtttgaagaacttcttaagcagggtatatgcAGACGTTTCAACAGCTATTGTTCATCTCCCCAAGCCTAATAGCGAATTGCGCTTCCATGTCGtgttttttcgaccttggatctcGCCAACAGATACTACCACCAACAGATATTCCAAAACCAGTAATTTACACACCTTTTggtctcttcggacacggatgaTCTTTGTtctgtgcaatgcggcacaAACCTTTTAAGCATTTAACTTCTCTGTACTACAAAACTTGAATATCTGTTTCGTCtgcttggatgatgttttggtcccTTCCCCCACCGACATTTTTCACCGCTTCCTCAGCAGGGTGCACCCCTAGCTATGTTCATCGATGCCTGAGATATCGCGGTGGAGCCTGCTCTTCGCCAGAAcagctggcagccgttgagtttcttcttgaagcaattgaatcccgctcaacggaaatAAAGCATATACTTGAGCTGATTAGCCGCAtatctgagcatcaaatacttgcggTATTCCCTCGAAAACAGACCATTCACCTTGATAACAAACCATAACCCATTCACTTTTGCCTTACGGCAAAAACCCGTTTCCTCGGCAAATTTAGCTTCTAACCTTCATAGGCCAGATTATTTCGGACATTTAACATATGTCCGGAAAAGACAACTTCATCGCCTATGCTTTGTCCCTTGTCACAAAGACCAATATCCCAGTCGCAGTCGATTTTTCGACAGCTGAAGTATTCCCTAGGTTGACAAAGCGTTTCATACAAGGGCCTTTGAGCGTAGAAAGCACTCATTCAAGCTGAACGTTGGAGTCATGTCAAGACGGTCTCCTTAGACAGGCTGAAGCCTTTCTTTAAGGGAGAAACGCAACTGGGACGAAGAGCGAGCACCCATTTTGACGTTCGGCAGTCAGCTTCTCCAGCcgaataccccccccccccccccacgggATTTCTCGCCAAAACCCCTTGGTCTCAGGTGGGAACGGAGGACAGTAGTGAAGCATCAAgcaatcctccttgacttagcacagctcgtaagccttcaccatctaAGGTCCGTGGctactaagtagtgcgagtaattagatatactgtgtgaattcgagaaaactcccgcgccaactccacagaccatctttaatccatcggtaaagaatacgacgccggtcttccactttaccctggttggaaagtccacagcaaagtttctcgtgaagttcagcttgcgtgtggcatagtccgtgggggaatgtccaaattttccgaagtacttcgtctaggatgttactgtggtcgtaggacttcgctacccagcatccggactcacgtagcctgacggcactgcacgctgcaacgtatttaatgtggaggtctaaggggaggaaatgcaggagttcattgagagcatctgccgggcaggactgcagagccccagtaacacctgcacacgcggttctttgaatcctattaagcttcatcctattttttgctcaaagcctgccatcaTACAatggagccgtacgttaggattggacgagagaaccatcctcgaccgaagaccccatttctttgcgaaAGGTTTTCTTAcagacatagaaggctatacaggccttcttaacccttagTTTTATGTTGAATCTCCAATTtatttttggatccaggattacagccagatactttacattggaggaaacaaccaatctttgttcattcagccatggCAGGTAGAAtaatatccttgtcttggtggtgaatagcatcttGATATTTTTAATAGACCAATATCCATGAACTCCGTACTCTTGTAATCGATACTGTGCAAAACGCATCCACCTTCactccgctgctgtctaatattggtaaaatttcgtccattattaTTAACCATAGCACCAGGTAGATGGCgcaccctggggcgtgcttctgttcacagctctgatgAAGTgcttgcctcccagatccgactggattatcctgttacttagcatggatataatcgaaTGCGCAAGATACccatccaatccaatactggtcaaggcttccttgatgacgttgATACTAACGTTATTGAAAGCTTCCTCTATATAGAAGAAGGCAACTAGGGTATACTACTTGTActacagtgaccgctcaaccgtgccaattatctCGTGGAGAACGGTTAGAAGGAGAGAGTAGGCATACTGGGACTTAGGAAAAGGTGATCTCTCCATAATTATCCTtaagtggatatccaggacGGGTCTTCAGCActaaagaggtgaggctgattggtcgaaagtccttcgcggacacATGACCGCTCAtggccgctttcggtatgaaaaccaggaCTGTAGTACCACAGTATAAgtgtatcctaaagagatacagctccagtaaatttcaacaagctacggcacaaccctttcctgctgcttctgtagcatgattgtcataatgccatctgggcctggagatttatatgcagagaagctgtttatagcccagccgattttatcctcggctataaccgatttgatagtctggcACAACTGCTTTTGCGTTCAGTTTTTAGCTATTAAATGTCTTCTTATGGGTTTTATTTTAAATGTTGATTTGTTTCAAGttgaatttgttaaaaaaaatcacaacatCAAATAAATACTTTCCCATTgctgtttttaaatttttaaatctccatctatCACCACCCTTAAATTTATATATTCCTCATTCTTTTCTCATTACAGTCAGTGTAGCGCCGAAAACTACCAATAGCCTTTGAAAACAATGGAAACGTGAAGTAATCATATCAACACAATAAATCTCGAAACGTTTCGATTTGCAATAAACCAAACGAGTTAAATAATTCACGAATTGAAAATACAGTCGAATAAGGTGAAATACAAAACACAAAAATGGGTGCTACGAAAGAGAAAACACCGAAATTTAATAGAAATATGGTGTCCTTGAAAGCggtgctatttttattttttgcaggtaaggaaatattttttattctagTACCATATacaccgtatttcgggaaccatttgctcccttcatcagtgtgaGATCTGCAGAAAAAAGTGATTAGatatttttagcaagaaaataatgaaaggtTCATAAATTACCGAAACTCTTATGAATTTGGAACATTTTTCGAGTAGCCTTTTATCTCATTTCTATAATATCCTCGGGTAGCTTTGGTGGTCGCAGAGTCATCAAAATATCGCACCTGGCTTCTATCGTCGACTACCGACAAACCACAATGTGCCAGCATTATTCTTTCTGCAATTTATCAGACCTTCAGAATTTGATCCTACTCTTTATAACTAATATTAGAATTAAGTCCACCTTGCAAAAATCCTAATTGTGATTTTTTACTTGGAACTCTACGcatctatattcagtgaaataaATGAGCCCTCCGCTGGGCATGGTTTTAATGGCTACACACTagtgtgtccaggccagtgtcttctAAAGATTTTCACCTATTTCAAAAAAACAACCGGGTGGACAATGAActgattttgatgaaattttgttATACATAAAGCCTTAAAAGATAAAGCATCCATTAGCATTCCTTCATCCAGGTGCCGCGCATTGCTTAATATTTACACTAATGGATATAAGGTCTATCTGACACCTGGCCTTTTAGCAACTGACACTCGGCTGAAGAAGGAagctattttattattaaagagCCCTATATGGGGAGACAACCATGATTAATTGAAACCACAAATAGTGCAAATAGATTAAAGTAAGGCTTTCAAATAATCGCCTACGCAGGTCAATGCTTCCGTATAAGTAGATCCACTCTTATCTATCCCATTTTAAGTTCAATTGCTCACGGAAAttataatttagaaaatttgtttCCAATAATACAATAATATGGGTAGAGTATGGTTGCCAAGGTCTTATCCTACGTAAATATTTGTTATCTTCCAGGCCTCTGTAAAATGTAGAATTGAGAAAACTTGAACTCTACTTTAAATACTTCGGTCTGCTTCCACAAATACTTCAACTCGAGCTTCGAATCCTTAGAGAATTCTATGTTTTATGGCCCATATACCTGTTGATGCCTTTCTGGGCGCAATCATTATGTCAATATGCCAACAAATCTTTGACTTTATGGTTCAACTGTACGTAGTTAAAAATGCATATTCATACCAGTGCTAACTCTATGACCGTAAATAAGTCCCAAGGTAAAATTTCGAGACCGTTGAATTTACACTGCAGCAGTATGGTAGTTCAAGTTGGTATGGTCCGTATTACTAGTGGGTCTTCTTCCTTTTAATTACGGATTTATTAGACTGTTGATCTCTTCGATACCAAGGAAAACCTGCAATAAATGTTCGGTGTAGGATGCAGTCTCCAATTCCATCACTACCTTCCTCTTTTCCTTTTCTTACCCTAGTCTGGTTTGGTCTCTGCTATCTGCGTTATCTGCTCTTTGAGAGAAAAGATATTAAGTAGATGATTCAGAGGtgaaggcaactcgtcagacgctgcttcacctttgccctgggagcagcatgagcGGATCgctcaggcagcgtctgacaaaTTGCTTCTGCCCTCGTACGAAACGGTAAGTTATCTCCACTTCTTTGATAACTTGGGCGCTAAGCTGGAAAAGAGAGGTCTGTAGAGCAAAAAAAGGGGGGttagttgctctccatttggtgtgGTCCGATGTCAAATGGTTGCGGATTTAGGATCCCTccatccttaaaaaaaacaattttaggTAGGGTCTTATAAAAAACTCtacattcgaaaaaaaaaaacacttaaaAATCTTAGTATTATGACAGTATTTTTTAAGCTATCATTTAGGGCTTCCTCAGTGGCGCTGTGAAGGTCGATTTGGCTAAAGCGTCGTGATTTCGATCTCGTCACTTTGAAAAAAGCCCTTCCTCATCCAATTTTGCAATGTTTTCGGAAATCTTTTCTGCGCTAGGGCCTGTAAATTTGGATTTCCAGAAATTTATCGGATTTTCCGCTAATTCCTTTTGTTGAAAGTACTTTAAGTGGTGCAAGGACTATGTTGGGATGGCACAGTGCTGAGCTGTCGTagtagttcaaatctcactgatggcagagggatttgttattgtgactggatatcggatactagtcgactaagttgtgaatgagtatctgagtgaaatcaaggtaataatcacggacgagcgcaatgctaaccttacctcctacagtgtatccCAGtgcatcgttacggtcttgaaagagcaaccttcaaggccctgatccaattagattattgcgccaacgattttaTTACTATTAAGGACCATATCCTTACCATgttctgcataattttcactagGAGGAAAAAGTATCTATAAGTTAAGCGGGGAGattctagttagttagttatccGATAAGGTTATCCTGAAGCTCTTTCTGCATTAGCTACCTTTCATCCAATCGTGAATCTCCATCCAGCTGTAAATATTACTAATATTACAGATTTAAATTCAATTCCTTTTCTCCTAATGAAGTTCATCTTCCTTTGATCTAGGTGATAGATTCGTTAATGAAATTTCTTTTACCGAATTAATGGTAGAATCATCTCGCGGTATAAATTAGTATTTACACCATAAAGTTAGGAATTCGCTTATCATAGTTGATTACAGGGTGAGATCTGCATCAATAGCATCCTCTTCTTCTTGTTtacttcttttttaaaaaaaaaccaatggaCGTGATCCAACACTTTGCCAATTTATTCAGGCCCTCGGCTAACTATTGGCCGTTCACAGAATGTCTTTGTTGCAGAATAATTCGTCTACCTAGGAAAGCTTGAAGTTTCTGGGTTAAGTTAGTTCAGCGGGTGGAGCCGCAATTCCAAGGACTCACACCTCTTTATTAGACATATTGTCCtttaaatcgcctattcagtgGCATTCGCAGGTCTTTACGAATCTGAGAACGTCTTCAGAAGGCAAGGAAACGCAGATtcttaattgaaaaatattaatacGGTTTTCATGTCCCCCTTTTTAAGGAGTTTGCCAGGAgaaattcatatttttctaTTCGGCTGGATTAACTCTTGTAACATCATAAGTTCACAACTAACTGTGGATGGCTTAACACCAAATGGTGATTCTGATCCCTGAGCTAAACCATTGACGAGGTTGTCTCCTCTTTACCAGCGATATCCGGGTTTTAAGAGAATACCTCTGAGTTTtggaaatctggaaaccataggATCGGAAGGCATTAGAGTCCGTGATGTTTGCAGTAGGCTTCAATATAGATGCATAACCGTACGATTGGACGTCTTCCCATGTGCCAATAGTACCAAGCCCATATTCATCATAAGCTACTTTCGGTTTTATCTTCAAATGAATGGGAAAAAGATTCACCATAGTTTTCATTGCCCTGGTAATATCTTTGCAATCATTTTAAATCTAAGCTAGAGGCTTCCCACTGTTAACAAAATTTAACCTTAAGCATCAAACAATGAGGGCATACATCAAAGTAAGCTAAAAAAAatatctcgccccgattgcgcGCCCCACGTTGGGTGCTATTTGTAGTAACTTGACGGTTTGAGCGATgaccaaaagaccatcctgcTTGGCCGGCGTCGAATGGAGAACTATaaccaaaaccctaaaaagttggaaaaattgACCGCTAAGATCCATCCGTCAATACTGAAACTCCGCTGATTTGCCCTCCCGATCGTGGTACTCAGCTTgcgagttttacggctccacgcgcgcggtcaactcatatttttttatttctaggttgtgtccggatagctgagtggttagagcgcaaggctgtcgtacggaaggtcgcggttcaaatctcactggtggcagtggaatttgtatcgtgatttgccgtcggataccagtcgactcagctgtgaatgagtacctgagtcaaatcagggtaataatctcgggcgagcgcaatgctgacaacattgcctcctagtgtaccgttacggtcttgaatgaagtgctctaacacacttcaaggccctgatccaatatggattgttgtgccaacgattattattattaaatagagTTCTCCCCTCTAAGTCTATTTCCGCCAACTAGGATAGTATTATGGATCGAAGTCAAGCAATCCGTATGGAATTGAGGTTCTCAATTCTATACGGACCAAACCTGTCACAAAAAATTGTCTTACTCGATCAAGACGAGAGGACCTTGCTACTGAATGGGATAAACGCTAaattttgtatcttttattttcttaattttagtATGTCACTCACATTTTGAGCTTAATATCGGTCTAGAAAAAAAACAGTTCGTCAATTTTGTTCCCAAATgcattaataaatttttttatttcaggagTTGCAAATATCCACGTCTTAAATTCCCTACAACCTCTACGTCTGGGCCTCAATTTCGACGAATACCGTCTCATTAGTATAATCGTTCCACTAGTCTCCATAATTGGCCCCCTGATAGCCGGACCTCTAGCTGATAGACTAGCCGCGAAAAATGCAAGCACATATGGCCGATCACTGCGTATACTGATCGCCATTTGCCTGATAATCTCAATAATCCTCTACGGCTGCCTGTTCCTGATACCGTCCGTTGAACGTTTTGAATCCCGTCGACCACAAGTCAGTTTTGGCTGCGACGCACAAGGTGCAATCATCTTCCAGGAGAGATGTACAGAAGAACGAACATGTTTCCATTGGGAAAAGGAGAAATTCGGTTCCCTGATTTTGACCAATTGTTCATACACCTGTCAAAATCCTAGTCAGTTTGAAAGCATGTATGACCCATGGCTCAAGGGATCGCCAATACCGCCTATGGAAACCAGTTCAGAAGCAGATTACGAAGTGAACTATGATGAGAGCACACCGAGCTCAAAACTCAAACGCCAGGTCGAGGATGATTATTTGACCGGTGATGAGGCAAGTGCAGTGGAACGTGTGTTTGTGGAGCCACCCCATATTTGCACACGGAAACGTGACGAACAAGGGAATGAACGGGTTGATAGGTGCCATGTTTACACAGAAGATACAGAAGCTTTGACGATCCACGCTACCCTGGGCAGTGCGACAAATAAGGAGAATGATACGCACAGTGCAGAATGGTGTAATTATCCTCTAGGTAAGATTATCCCTTTTCAATTGAAGTATCTAATGCACACTTTTCATTGAACTCTTGCAGAGGGCTTCCAGTGCCAAATTCCTAAGGCTCAAGCACAGTTTATGATTCGCATGAAGAAACCAATGAAATGTAAGCCGATGGTGGAATGTGAAGTAATTGATCCCTATGACAGTCCTGGCAGTGTTTTAGCTGAAAGTCAATGCATGAAGGTACAACTTCCTCACTATTTGTCAAACATTGCCACTAACTCCCCGTTCTTATATCTTCTCTAGATAATCGGTGACATAGATACAACCTACTATGGATATTTCATTTTGAGATTATTTGCTGAAATATTCCCACTGGCTGCACTCACCCTCCTCAACACAGCTGTGATCATAGCGACTCGGGACACTTCAACAGGACGTGGTGAAGTATGCCGGCAGTTCGTTTGGGGCGGTATCGGTTGGATACTTTCTTTGCCACACATCAAGCTCTTCGGCGACGAAGAGGTCTGGCTCGACATCAGTGATGACTATTTATTGGcaattttgattgtttttgttgtttgctTTGCATTGGCAGCAGTTATTCTATTACTATCCAAgtaagtaaaattaattatatcTAAAGTAAATTTCGAGTGGAGGCCACTTCTCGATCcaagcaaaaaaattaaataggcCCGATGTCGTAAGTGGAGTGTAATGCATACGCCTCGGGAAGATAGGTCAGAGTTCAAAAGCAATTGGGGCTTGATCAATTTAAAGCCGAGAGATCTCGGGCACATATGAACAGCTCTCCTAGAATCGAACCGATCTTTCGGCTACGACCTGCTTTCGTCCGCGGTTTATGACTGGATTTCGGAATATGCGAACGCTTCTCGAGGACGATATCGAGACTTCCCAGAATGCGCGCTTGCTCCAACTTCAGCAAGAATTTCATGCTGGAGATTCGGAAGTTGAGCGAGATAAAAGATCGTGGAACTCCAGGAAGCACCCTTGTGGCACTGTAGCGTTGTATTCTGACAAATTTTCCCGAATTAAACGTTAATTCTCATTTCCTCGGAACCGGTAGCAGATAGAATGCTAACTGTAAATTTCCAGGTGCAGTATGAGGCACATCTTAATAGTACAATGTtacacaccaacggagacttacGATGCAAAGAAGAAGgaggctttctacgagcaacttAGTCCAGGAGTGGCTTCCTAGAGATGACATTGCTATTTTAATGGgcgatctgaataccaaggggCCTCTGAAAACACTACTCGGATGTGACGGAGGAACACGTTCTTGGGGCCGCAATGACGATGACTATATTGCGATCAGCAGAAGATTTAGTAGTTTAGTCGACTTGcgaaacaagagaggcgctcacATTAACCTCTACAGGGATCATCATTTTATGGTCACTTGTCTTCATTTGCGTATCGTATCTGTTTTTTCTAGCGCGGAGTGAAGCTTCGATCCCCGAACCTCAGCATCTATTTTGGGTACGGGAGAGCGGATATTGGTTGGGAGTGAgttcaatgctagggcatttAAATtgggcatgcctcacccagactctagatgaaaacaaattctggaaatggcggcgataacaggactcgtagttttaaatacgGGATCCACGCCTACGTTTCGGCATTCATACTATGAAGGAAGCATCCCCAACCCTACCTTCgtatcggaatcactggtgccgTCGATGGACGCgcggcgagttctggaagatttctcggcaagcGGCCATAAATACACCGCAttcaaagtggttgacgctatctcttggcgagcaccaacgcggcGCTCTCCCTGTGCGTGGGGCGTCGCCAAGGTGAACACTGTGAGATTCATCGACGGTCTTGGAACAGACAAAGTGGCAATGG includes:
- the LOC119648012 gene encoding uncharacterized protein LOC119648012; the protein is MGATKEKTPKFNRNMVSLKAVLFLFFAGVANIHVLNSLQPLRLGLNFDEYRLISIIVPLVSIIGPLIAGPLADRLAAKNASTYGRSLRILIAICLIISIILYGCLFLIPSVERFESRRPQVSFGCDAQGAIIFQERCTEERTCFHWEKEKFGSLILTNCSYTCQNPSQFESMYDPWLKGSPIPPMETSSEADYEVNYDESTPSSKLKRQVEDDYLTGDEASAVERVFVEPPHICTRKRDEQGNERVDRCHVYTEDTEALTIHATLGSATNKENDTHSAEWCNYPLEGFQCQIPKAQAQFMIRMKKPMKCKPMVECEVIDPYDSPGSVLAESQCMKIIGDIDTTYYGYFILRLFAEIFPLAALTLLNTAVIIATRDTSTGRGEVCRQFVWGGIGWILSLPHIKLFGDEEVWLDISDDYLLAILIVFVVCFALAAVILLLSKNMPLSPPEWWWHTKTGMLVYPMSAIRKYGPEIIALTLITLELGLFWSSIHSYLNWTYFDYFGITFIGLLPLLLMFFNCDKFIEFCGHSNILIGAFAIYIIRFTSLTFADEANWLAIVMESLEPLTLGLTWITIMLYMRHIMPRKFSGTGQAIVVIAHFCLGKCFGALLGLAKTEKQPASMSCIYEGLALAACITAVVYFIIYNLIIAPRCAAKSHPLESAVEANQPQNNGPPSNGVNNGNYTPLRVYHNERGKKGQFRY